The DNA region GAAGCCCGCACTCGCCATTCTTGACGCAAACCTTCTGCAGTCCTTGCCCAACACCCTCAAGGCTTGGTGCGGGATGGACGCGCTGATCCATGCTTTCGAGGCAGGCACGAACAAATGGGCCAATCCGGTGAATACCGCACTGGCGATCCGCGCGATCGAACTGATCCTGCCCGCATTGCCCAAGGCCATTGAGGGGGACGCAAAGGCACACGAAGACCTCTTGCTGGGGTCGTTTTTTGCCGGGCACGCGATTGAAAATACGGGCACGGCCATTGCCCATTGCGCAAGCCATGCCATGGCCCGATTTGCGCCGATCCATCACGGATTTGCCACGGCCCTCGCCTTTGAAGCGACGCTCCCGCAAGTGGTTGCAGTACCCAACCAGGCACTGGACCGTGTGGCGGCACCGTTCGGTCTGCCGCCCGCCGCCTTGCCAGGCGCCATCACCGCCCTGATGGACGCACTTGGCATCGTCCGCGTGCTTCCCGACGCCTTCAAAGGTGTACGCGCGGATGCCCTCGCAGCCGAGATGCAAGCCGGGGCCAATGCGCCCATGCGCAACGCCGCGACGTTTGAAACCACGCCCGAGGTGCTGAACACCATCGCCGGGACACTCTTGGCCTATTCGCCGCAGGACCATGCCGTTGCTTGATATTCCCACCACCAAAGAGCGTTTGGACCAGATGGTCGTGGAAGGCCGTCATTTTATTGACGGCGCGCACCGCGGCGCGGTCAACGGTGCCACTTATCAGCGCAACAGGCCAATGGATGGTCTCCCCGGGCCGCTGATTGCCCGTGGCACGGCAGAGGACATCGACGCCGCCGTCAGGGCTGCCCGCCGCGCCTTTGCAGCGGGAAGCTGGTCCGATCTGGACCCCGCAGAACGCAAGGTCGTGATGCTGCGCTTTGCCGCCCTGATCCGCGAAAACGCAACAGAACTGGCGATGCTGGAAACGCTCGACACGGGTCGCCCGATCCAGGCGGCGCTGTCAGTCGATGTGGCCTCCGCCGCCAACACCATCGCTTGGTATGCAGAGCTTGCCGATAAGCAATACGACGAGGTCGCACCGACGGGTCCCAATGATCTGGCCACCATCAGACGGATGCCCTTGGGCGTGGTGGGGGTGATCACGCCGTGGAATTATCCGTTGATCGTCACCGCATGGAAGTTGGGGCCTGCTTTGGCGATGGGCAATTCGGTCGTTCACAAACCCGCAGAGCAATCAAGCCTGTCGGCGATCCGATTGGCCCAATTGGGCCATGAGGCGGGCCTGCCTGCCGGTGTTCTCAACGTGGTTGCGGGCTTTGGTGCCGAAGCGGGTGATGCCCTGACGCGGCATATGGATGTGGACCTGATCGCCTTCACGGGTTCGACCCCCGTGGGCCGTCTGGTGATGGAAAACGCCGCCAACTCCAACATCAAGCGCGTTGCGCTGGAGTTGGGGGGAAAGTCCCCGGTCGTCGTCTTCGAGGATGCCGATCTGGACAAAGCAGCCGAGGCTGTGGCCTGGGGCTTTGCCTATCACGCCGGCCAGACCTGCCATGCGCCGACCCGGCTGTTGTGCCATGAAAGCCAAGTGGAACCGCTTGCCGCCAAGATCGAAAAGGTTTTGCAGGACATCCCGACAGGCCACCCGTTTGATGATGCCTCACAAGTGGGGGCCGTGATCGACGAAAAACAGTTGCAGCGCATTCTGGGCTACGTTGAACGGGCAGAGGCGGCAGGCGACAAACGGCTTTTTGGCGCGCAGCGCATTATGGAAGACAGCGGCGGCACTTATATGTCCCCCGGCATCTTCCTGACCAACAATGCCTCTGAGATTGCGCAAGAGGAAGTCTTTGGACCAGTCCTCGCGATGATCCCTTTTGCCACCGAAGCCGAAGCGCTGCAGATGGCCAATGACACGCCCTATGGGCTGGCGGCGGCGGTCTTTACGCAGGACATGAGCCGCGCAAACCGCATATCAAACCGGCTGCGGGCGGGCACTGTCTGGATCAACACCTATGATCGCGCCAACATGTCGACGCCCTTTGGCGGCTTCAAGCAATCGGGCTTTGGCCGCGACAGATCTGTTCACGCGCTGGACAAATATGCCGACCTGAAAACCGTCTGGCACAGCTTCGACGGTTGAAGAAACAATACCTGATAGGGAGGAGACTAAAATGCTATCCAATGTGAGGCCCATCGTATTCTGGGGGCCATTTCTCTTGATGCTTGCGGCGGTGATTTCCAGTTTCGCCGCGCCGGACGCCTTCTTGGCGACCACATCCGCAATCAATAGCTGGACGCTGGATAAACTGTCATGGCTTTACAGCCTTGCGACCTTTGCCTTTGTTTGCACAATTGCGTTCATCTATTTCTCGAAATTGGGTGCTGTCAAAATCGGCGGCGCAGATGCTGAACCGATCCTGTCTCGGTGGAACTGGTTCGCGATTGCGCTGTGCACAACCGTTGCCATCGGCATCCTGTTCTGGGCCTCTGCCGAGCCGATGTTCCACGTCTATAGCCCGCCTGCGTCTTCGGGGATCGAACCGAACTCAGCCGAGGCCAAGCTTTTTGCGCTGTCCACGCTCTACCTGCACTGGGCCTTCACGCCTTATGCCATCTACACGCTTCCGGCGATTGCCTTTGCCCTGGCCTATTACAACCTAGGCAAATCCTACTCGTTGGGTGGCATGTTGTCGGTCATGTTCGGGCGCCACGCGGAAGGCACCGGCGGTCAGATCATCGACGCACTTGCCTTGTGGGCGCTGGTGGCCGGTATGGCGGCCTCGCTTGGCACCGGGTTGCTCACCGTCGCGGGTGGTCTGGGGTCAATCCTTGGCATTGAAACCACGGGCGTCGTGTTGGCCTTTGTCGCAATCGCGATCGTCGGGTCCTTTATCGCTTCGGCTGCAACAGGCCTGATGAATGGTATTCGGGTCCTGTCAGACCTGAACACCAAGTTCTTCTTCATCCTTGCAGCCTTTGCCTTCTTGTGTGGACCGACAATTTGGCTTTTGTCAGCTGCTGTCGACGCGCTGGGTGTCTATTTCTCCAGCTTCCTGGAACGCAGCCTCTTCACCGGCGCTGTGGCCGAAGACAAGTGGCCGCAGTGGTGGTCCAACTTCTACTGGGCAAACTGGCTGGCTTGGGCTCCGATTACGGCGCTGTTTCTTGGTCGTCTTGGCCGTGGCTACACAGTGCGCGAGTTCATCCAGACAACCATGCTGGCTCCGTCACTCTTTGCGATCGTCTGGATGACAATCTTCGGCGGTCTGGCCATCTATTCCGACGCGGCAAGTGGCGGCGCTTTGAAGGCTTCACTGGATGAAAACGGAGCGGAAAGCGTTGTTTATGCGCTGTTCGAGTTCCTGCCCTTTGCACCCGTCCTCGTGATCGTGTTCGTGGTTCTGTCCTTTATCTCT from Yoonia sp. R2331 includes:
- a CDS encoding iron-containing alcohol dehydrogenase; its protein translation is MIHQTPQPAFSLGSGQLIDSLATCGLLNDGKATLVVADAFWTDQPVFGQMRAALPGPATIFDQFAGEPKAAHIEAAVQMGRAAGAELVIGMGGGSALDIAKMASLCLAGGHGPMHYALGANPVPRTTCDLIQIPTTAGTGSEANGTAIFAGADGGKLWAYGTALKPALAILDANLLQSLPNTLKAWCGMDALIHAFEAGTNKWANPVNTALAIRAIELILPALPKAIEGDAKAHEDLLLGSFFAGHAIENTGTAIAHCASHAMARFAPIHHGFATALAFEATLPQVVAVPNQALDRVAAPFGLPPAALPGAITALMDALGIVRVLPDAFKGVRADALAAEMQAGANAPMRNAATFETTPEVLNTIAGTLLAYSPQDHAVA
- a CDS encoding aldehyde dehydrogenase family protein; its protein translation is MPLLDIPTTKERLDQMVVEGRHFIDGAHRGAVNGATYQRNRPMDGLPGPLIARGTAEDIDAAVRAARRAFAAGSWSDLDPAERKVVMLRFAALIRENATELAMLETLDTGRPIQAALSVDVASAANTIAWYAELADKQYDEVAPTGPNDLATIRRMPLGVVGVITPWNYPLIVTAWKLGPALAMGNSVVHKPAEQSSLSAIRLAQLGHEAGLPAGVLNVVAGFGAEAGDALTRHMDVDLIAFTGSTPVGRLVMENAANSNIKRVALELGGKSPVVVFEDADLDKAAEAVAWGFAYHAGQTCHAPTRLLCHESQVEPLAAKIEKVLQDIPTGHPFDDASQVGAVIDEKQLQRILGYVERAEAAGDKRLFGAQRIMEDSGGTYMSPGIFLTNNASEIAQEEVFGPVLAMIPFATEAEALQMANDTPYGLAAAVFTQDMSRANRISNRLRAGTVWINTYDRANMSTPFGGFKQSGFGRDRSVHALDKYADLKTVWHSFDG
- a CDS encoding BCCT family transporter, with amino-acid sequence MLSNVRPIVFWGPFLLMLAAVISSFAAPDAFLATTSAINSWTLDKLSWLYSLATFAFVCTIAFIYFSKLGAVKIGGADAEPILSRWNWFAIALCTTVAIGILFWASAEPMFHVYSPPASSGIEPNSAEAKLFALSTLYLHWAFTPYAIYTLPAIAFALAYYNLGKSYSLGGMLSVMFGRHAEGTGGQIIDALALWALVAGMAASLGTGLLTVAGGLGSILGIETTGVVLAFVAIAIVGSFIASAATGLMNGIRVLSDLNTKFFFILAAFAFLCGPTIWLLSAAVDALGVYFSSFLERSLFTGAVAEDKWPQWWSNFYWANWLAWAPITALFLGRLGRGYTVREFIQTTMLAPSLFAIVWMTIFGGLAIYSDAASGGALKASLDENGAESVVYALFEFLPFAPVLVIVFVVLSFISFVTASDSNCEAIASLCEERTADDTRPTSLPLKVIWGVLIGGIAWFMTATAGIDGIKMMSNLGGIAALFIVIGAMLCIWRMVGWVKGVDLEQSETTPDVGVMAAEPAE